The proteins below are encoded in one region of Tiliqua scincoides isolate rTilSci1 chromosome 7, rTilSci1.hap2, whole genome shotgun sequence:
- the LOC136657592 gene encoding coiled-coil domain-containing protein 166-like, whose amino-acid sequence MAPKKAKAKDKKDSNKGQPSTGPLVSEQEQYLLKEHAILTEHINTYTQRLEHFQEKNEFLNKEAQQIRENSKAYLAFLSKCTLRCQNATTTLNDQNCSDLAQVRKQKEQLISQYMDREKEVRCQLIELETKFSLMKKELKELQPVKELQSEQLTCIRELEKKLLAMKIQHSEHMHKVKSRFLQQKAEYEMESQEKVQVLARRAEKEAVSSLIKHTKQIKVENCQLRSELLNLIQRAQGLKAFMHQLHEQQEQLLQEHQYSHDLARMHLWLTQRGALTEQPPNPPETRSRA is encoded by the coding sequence ATGGCACCAAAGAAAGCCAAGGCAAAAGATAAAAAAGACTCAAACAAAGGCCAACCCAGCACTGGCCCACTTGTCAGTGAGCAGGAACAGTACCTACTGAAGGAACACGCCATCCTGACAGAGCACATCAACACCTACACACAACGTTTGGAGCACTTTCAGGAGAAAAATGAGTTCCTGAACAAGGAAGCCCAGCAGATCAGAGAGAATAGCAAAGCCTACCTTGCCTTCTTATCCAAGTGCACCCTTAGATGTCAGAATGCCACCACCACATTGAATGACCAGAACTGCTCAGATCTAGCACAAGTCCGAAAGCAGAAGGAGCAACTGATTTCACAGTACATGGACAGAGAGAAGGAGGTGAGGTGCCAACTGATAGAGTTGGAAACTAAGTTTTCTCTAATGAAAAAGGAACTTAAGGAACTGCAGCCTGTCAAGGAACTGCAGTCAGAGCAACTGACTTGCATCCGGGAGCTGGAGAAGAAGCTGCTGGCTATGAAAATCCAGCACTCAGAACATATGCATAAAGTGAAGAGTCGGTTCCTACAGCAGAAAGCAGAATATGAGATGGAGTCTCAGGAGAAGGTTCAAGTACTGGCCAGGAGAGCCGAGAAGGAAGCTGTGAGCAGTCTAATCAAGCATACGAAACAGATAAAAGTTGAGAACTGCCAGCTGCGCAGTGAGCTGCTGAACCTCATTCAACGAGCCCAAGGCCTGAAAGCCTTCATGCACCAGCTTCATGAGCAACAGGAACAGCTCCTGCAGGAACACCAGTACAGTCATGATCTAGCACGCATGCACCTTTGGCTAACACAGAGGGGGGCTCTTACAG